A stretch of the Ostrea edulis chromosome 9, xbOstEdul1.1, whole genome shotgun sequence genome encodes the following:
- the LOC125659518 gene encoding uncharacterized protein LOC125659518 isoform X2 gives MVFISRQMVLRAVMPYLIFLELALIGVSAQFGPFPRRFRNPWGPQTFRGQFPFQPPDRMQSFTARGMSGRNPPSRQSGRNPPSRQSGRNPPSRQSGSNPPSGQPNRRNMLPWGQPFPGPPPFDQAAREMAQREEMSILQTEINPVQTQASGLNSLTSLILNSTQLLNNEAGSGLSPQQLLSEVITSQTGNSPTGSSDGMSQFLNFGKSLLESALNRKPSVEKKSPPAAETIKNEHPKGEVKPKVIENVKKSESAKQIEKHNHVDSGIHGAPDKDVYPKEISGPVNPSDVKQVNEPVIPTDIRPVDDTNPVKPIDVKPVNGNQPVNAIDLQPINTINVRPIDEADLVGVVPGRRINVGVQPGDVISPQDRLHTINPITGLPEVPHARPIGVVSPNDVMDRGHVHVDGTFHDFPVELHGNDTQAILPVLDPLTGETVLIPNIDLNSGVNSKSLDTAEMRAAWLMERKRARRLKMQNRRLRELLRHHMNEVHPSEMVPIDTINGPKPGDIIPVDDVIPSIPVYVPSATPSPSFVFPSDTGSDSGNPKPEPEPVLPGNVLGPLSPEPGDVIAVDVIPEPEDPGYIPSATPFPNIKVPGEKSVIGGKRPLQPGDVIPVDDIIPTVPGYVPSATAAPDFVFPKDVGIKSTGTLNPSKPKTGNGNSGMIILPATPAPVIKVPPTTRRPQPPPPPAPRRPAPPPPKKNNLLKNLGIGFAIGSLLFGK, from the exons ATGGTTTTTATAAG CAGGCAGATGGTGCTCCGTGCGGTTATGCCGTACCTGATATTTCTGGAATTGGCGCTAATTG GTGTGTCAGCGCAGTTTGGACCCTTTCCTCGAAGATTTCGAAACCCGTGGGGTCCTCAAACATTCCGTGGTCAATTTCCATTTCAACCACCGGACAGAATGCAGTCCTTCACTGCACGAGGGATGTCGGGAAGGAATCCACCTTCTAGACAGTCAGGAAGGAACCCACCTTCTAGACAGTCGGGAAGGAACCCACCTTCTAGACAGTCGGGAAGTAACCCACCTTCAGGACAGCCAAACCGCAGGAACATGTTACCATGGGGACAACCATTTCCGGGACCGCCTCCGTTTGACCAGGCCGCCCGTGAGATGGCACAACGCGAAGAAATGAGTATATTGCAAACAGAAATTAATCCTGTACAGACTCAAGCGTCCGGATTGAATAGCCTCACATCACTTATTTTGAATAGTACCCAACTTCTTAACAATGAGGCCGGAAGTGGACTTTCACCTCAGCAATTGCTAAGTGAAGTCATTACGTCACAAACTGGGAATTCCCCGACAGGATCTTCCGATGGAATGTCACAATTTTTGAACTTTGGTAAGAGTCTGTTAGAAAGTGCATTGAACAGAAAGCCTTCTGTTGAGAAAAAGTCTCCCCCTGCTGctgaaacaataaaaaatgaacaTCCAAAAGGAGAAGTCAAGCCCAAAGTCATTGAAAATGTCAAGAAGTCTGAAAGTGCAAAGCAAATTGAAAAGCATAACCACGTGGATAGTGGAATTCATGGCGCACCCGACAAAGATGTTTATCCAAAAGAGATCAGTGGACCAGTTAATCCTAGCGATGTAAAGCAAGTGAATGAACCCGTTATACCAACAGACATTCGACCAGTAGATGATACAAACCCTGTTAAACCGATAGACGTTAAACCCGTGAATGGAAATCAACCTGTCAACGCTATCGACCTACAGCCTATCAATACTATCAACGTTCGACCTATAGACGAAGCAGATCTTGTCGGCGTCGTACCCGGGCGCAGAATCAATGTAGGGGTTCAACCAGGGGATGTAATCAGCCCACAGGACAGGCTCCATACCATAAACCCAATTACAGGGCTACCCGAGGTCCCACACGCCAGACCCATCGGAGTGGTGTCCCCTAACGATGTGATGGACAGAGGACATGTGCACGTTGACGGAACGTTTCACGATTTCCCGGTAGAGCTGCACGGTAACGATACTCAGGCTATCCTGCCTGTTCTTGACCCTTTAACTGGAGAGACAGTTCTTATTCCTAACATTGATTTAAACTCTGGCGTAAACTCGAAGTCTCTAGATACTGCGGAAATGCGAGCCGCCTGGTTAATGGAGCGAAAGAGGGCGCGAAGGCTGAAAATGCAGAATCGTCGACTGCGAGAACTTCTTAGACACCACATGAACGAAGTCCATCCGAGTGAAATGGTACCAATCGACACTATTAACGGACCAAAACCCGGGGATATTATTCCTGTCGATGACGTCATACCGTCTATCCCTGTTTATGTCCCATCAGCTACACCCTCTCCAAGCTTTGTGTTTCCCAGTGATACCGGAAGTGATTCTGGAAACCCTAAGCCGGAACCAGAACCAGTTTTGCCAGGTAATGTTCTAGGTCCCCTGTCACCAGAGCCTGGTGACGTCATTGCAGTCGACGTCATACCGGAACCGGAGGATCCTGGATACATTCCATCTGCTACACCATTTCCAAATATAAAGGTACCAGGTGAAAAATCTGTTATTGGTGGAAAAAGACCTCTACAGCCTGGTGACGTCATTCCAGTTGATGACATAATACCTACAGTTCCTGGTTACGTTCCCTCTGCCACTGCGGCCCCTGATTTTGTTTTTCCGAAAGACGTCGGTATCAAATCTACGGGCACATTGAATCCTTCAAAACCAAAAACCGGAAACGGCAATTCCGGCATGATCATTTTGCCAGCTACTCCCGCGCCAGTGATCAAAGTCCCCCCGACAACCAGACGACCCCAGCCTCCGCCACCGCCCGCGCCCCGCCGACCCGCTCCACCCCCGCCAAAGAAGAACAATCTACTGAAAAATCTTGGCATTGGGTTTGCTATAGGGAGTTTGCTCTTCGGAAAATAA
- the LOC125659518 gene encoding uncharacterized protein LOC125659518 isoform X1, which translates to MHFKINLMIQIHRELDLNACIGSLCNNLFYYQRRTDGTIKEKGPISRQMVLRAVMPYLIFLELALIGVSAQFGPFPRRFRNPWGPQTFRGQFPFQPPDRMQSFTARGMSGRNPPSRQSGRNPPSRQSGRNPPSRQSGSNPPSGQPNRRNMLPWGQPFPGPPPFDQAAREMAQREEMSILQTEINPVQTQASGLNSLTSLILNSTQLLNNEAGSGLSPQQLLSEVITSQTGNSPTGSSDGMSQFLNFGKSLLESALNRKPSVEKKSPPAAETIKNEHPKGEVKPKVIENVKKSESAKQIEKHNHVDSGIHGAPDKDVYPKEISGPVNPSDVKQVNEPVIPTDIRPVDDTNPVKPIDVKPVNGNQPVNAIDLQPINTINVRPIDEADLVGVVPGRRINVGVQPGDVISPQDRLHTINPITGLPEVPHARPIGVVSPNDVMDRGHVHVDGTFHDFPVELHGNDTQAILPVLDPLTGETVLIPNIDLNSGVNSKSLDTAEMRAAWLMERKRARRLKMQNRRLRELLRHHMNEVHPSEMVPIDTINGPKPGDIIPVDDVIPSIPVYVPSATPSPSFVFPSDTGSDSGNPKPEPEPVLPGNVLGPLSPEPGDVIAVDVIPEPEDPGYIPSATPFPNIKVPGEKSVIGGKRPLQPGDVIPVDDIIPTVPGYVPSATAAPDFVFPKDVGIKSTGTLNPSKPKTGNGNSGMIILPATPAPVIKVPPTTRRPQPPPPPAPRRPAPPPPKKNNLLKNLGIGFAIGSLLFGK; encoded by the exons CAGGCAGATGGTGCTCCGTGCGGTTATGCCGTACCTGATATTTCTGGAATTGGCGCTAATTG GTGTGTCAGCGCAGTTTGGACCCTTTCCTCGAAGATTTCGAAACCCGTGGGGTCCTCAAACATTCCGTGGTCAATTTCCATTTCAACCACCGGACAGAATGCAGTCCTTCACTGCACGAGGGATGTCGGGAAGGAATCCACCTTCTAGACAGTCAGGAAGGAACCCACCTTCTAGACAGTCGGGAAGGAACCCACCTTCTAGACAGTCGGGAAGTAACCCACCTTCAGGACAGCCAAACCGCAGGAACATGTTACCATGGGGACAACCATTTCCGGGACCGCCTCCGTTTGACCAGGCCGCCCGTGAGATGGCACAACGCGAAGAAATGAGTATATTGCAAACAGAAATTAATCCTGTACAGACTCAAGCGTCCGGATTGAATAGCCTCACATCACTTATTTTGAATAGTACCCAACTTCTTAACAATGAGGCCGGAAGTGGACTTTCACCTCAGCAATTGCTAAGTGAAGTCATTACGTCACAAACTGGGAATTCCCCGACAGGATCTTCCGATGGAATGTCACAATTTTTGAACTTTGGTAAGAGTCTGTTAGAAAGTGCATTGAACAGAAAGCCTTCTGTTGAGAAAAAGTCTCCCCCTGCTGctgaaacaataaaaaatgaacaTCCAAAAGGAGAAGTCAAGCCCAAAGTCATTGAAAATGTCAAGAAGTCTGAAAGTGCAAAGCAAATTGAAAAGCATAACCACGTGGATAGTGGAATTCATGGCGCACCCGACAAAGATGTTTATCCAAAAGAGATCAGTGGACCAGTTAATCCTAGCGATGTAAAGCAAGTGAATGAACCCGTTATACCAACAGACATTCGACCAGTAGATGATACAAACCCTGTTAAACCGATAGACGTTAAACCCGTGAATGGAAATCAACCTGTCAACGCTATCGACCTACAGCCTATCAATACTATCAACGTTCGACCTATAGACGAAGCAGATCTTGTCGGCGTCGTACCCGGGCGCAGAATCAATGTAGGGGTTCAACCAGGGGATGTAATCAGCCCACAGGACAGGCTCCATACCATAAACCCAATTACAGGGCTACCCGAGGTCCCACACGCCAGACCCATCGGAGTGGTGTCCCCTAACGATGTGATGGACAGAGGACATGTGCACGTTGACGGAACGTTTCACGATTTCCCGGTAGAGCTGCACGGTAACGATACTCAGGCTATCCTGCCTGTTCTTGACCCTTTAACTGGAGAGACAGTTCTTATTCCTAACATTGATTTAAACTCTGGCGTAAACTCGAAGTCTCTAGATACTGCGGAAATGCGAGCCGCCTGGTTAATGGAGCGAAAGAGGGCGCGAAGGCTGAAAATGCAGAATCGTCGACTGCGAGAACTTCTTAGACACCACATGAACGAAGTCCATCCGAGTGAAATGGTACCAATCGACACTATTAACGGACCAAAACCCGGGGATATTATTCCTGTCGATGACGTCATACCGTCTATCCCTGTTTATGTCCCATCAGCTACACCCTCTCCAAGCTTTGTGTTTCCCAGTGATACCGGAAGTGATTCTGGAAACCCTAAGCCGGAACCAGAACCAGTTTTGCCAGGTAATGTTCTAGGTCCCCTGTCACCAGAGCCTGGTGACGTCATTGCAGTCGACGTCATACCGGAACCGGAGGATCCTGGATACATTCCATCTGCTACACCATTTCCAAATATAAAGGTACCAGGTGAAAAATCTGTTATTGGTGGAAAAAGACCTCTACAGCCTGGTGACGTCATTCCAGTTGATGACATAATACCTACAGTTCCTGGTTACGTTCCCTCTGCCACTGCGGCCCCTGATTTTGTTTTTCCGAAAGACGTCGGTATCAAATCTACGGGCACATTGAATCCTTCAAAACCAAAAACCGGAAACGGCAATTCCGGCATGATCATTTTGCCAGCTACTCCCGCGCCAGTGATCAAAGTCCCCCCGACAACCAGACGACCCCAGCCTCCGCCACCGCCCGCGCCCCGCCGACCCGCTCCACCCCCGCCAAAGAAGAACAATCTACTGAAAAATCTTGGCATTGGGTTTGCTATAGGGAGTTTGCTCTTCGGAAAATAA
- the LOC125659518 gene encoding uncharacterized protein LOC125659518 isoform X3 produces MVLRAVMPYLIFLELALIGVSAQFGPFPRRFRNPWGPQTFRGQFPFQPPDRMQSFTARGMSGRNPPSRQSGRNPPSRQSGRNPPSRQSGSNPPSGQPNRRNMLPWGQPFPGPPPFDQAAREMAQREEMSILQTEINPVQTQASGLNSLTSLILNSTQLLNNEAGSGLSPQQLLSEVITSQTGNSPTGSSDGMSQFLNFGKSLLESALNRKPSVEKKSPPAAETIKNEHPKGEVKPKVIENVKKSESAKQIEKHNHVDSGIHGAPDKDVYPKEISGPVNPSDVKQVNEPVIPTDIRPVDDTNPVKPIDVKPVNGNQPVNAIDLQPINTINVRPIDEADLVGVVPGRRINVGVQPGDVISPQDRLHTINPITGLPEVPHARPIGVVSPNDVMDRGHVHVDGTFHDFPVELHGNDTQAILPVLDPLTGETVLIPNIDLNSGVNSKSLDTAEMRAAWLMERKRARRLKMQNRRLRELLRHHMNEVHPSEMVPIDTINGPKPGDIIPVDDVIPSIPVYVPSATPSPSFVFPSDTGSDSGNPKPEPEPVLPGNVLGPLSPEPGDVIAVDVIPEPEDPGYIPSATPFPNIKVPGEKSVIGGKRPLQPGDVIPVDDIIPTVPGYVPSATAAPDFVFPKDVGIKSTGTLNPSKPKTGNGNSGMIILPATPAPVIKVPPTTRRPQPPPPPAPRRPAPPPPKKNNLLKNLGIGFAIGSLLFGK; encoded by the exons ATGGTGCTCCGTGCGGTTATGCCGTACCTGATATTTCTGGAATTGGCGCTAATTG GTGTGTCAGCGCAGTTTGGACCCTTTCCTCGAAGATTTCGAAACCCGTGGGGTCCTCAAACATTCCGTGGTCAATTTCCATTTCAACCACCGGACAGAATGCAGTCCTTCACTGCACGAGGGATGTCGGGAAGGAATCCACCTTCTAGACAGTCAGGAAGGAACCCACCTTCTAGACAGTCGGGAAGGAACCCACCTTCTAGACAGTCGGGAAGTAACCCACCTTCAGGACAGCCAAACCGCAGGAACATGTTACCATGGGGACAACCATTTCCGGGACCGCCTCCGTTTGACCAGGCCGCCCGTGAGATGGCACAACGCGAAGAAATGAGTATATTGCAAACAGAAATTAATCCTGTACAGACTCAAGCGTCCGGATTGAATAGCCTCACATCACTTATTTTGAATAGTACCCAACTTCTTAACAATGAGGCCGGAAGTGGACTTTCACCTCAGCAATTGCTAAGTGAAGTCATTACGTCACAAACTGGGAATTCCCCGACAGGATCTTCCGATGGAATGTCACAATTTTTGAACTTTGGTAAGAGTCTGTTAGAAAGTGCATTGAACAGAAAGCCTTCTGTTGAGAAAAAGTCTCCCCCTGCTGctgaaacaataaaaaatgaacaTCCAAAAGGAGAAGTCAAGCCCAAAGTCATTGAAAATGTCAAGAAGTCTGAAAGTGCAAAGCAAATTGAAAAGCATAACCACGTGGATAGTGGAATTCATGGCGCACCCGACAAAGATGTTTATCCAAAAGAGATCAGTGGACCAGTTAATCCTAGCGATGTAAAGCAAGTGAATGAACCCGTTATACCAACAGACATTCGACCAGTAGATGATACAAACCCTGTTAAACCGATAGACGTTAAACCCGTGAATGGAAATCAACCTGTCAACGCTATCGACCTACAGCCTATCAATACTATCAACGTTCGACCTATAGACGAAGCAGATCTTGTCGGCGTCGTACCCGGGCGCAGAATCAATGTAGGGGTTCAACCAGGGGATGTAATCAGCCCACAGGACAGGCTCCATACCATAAACCCAATTACAGGGCTACCCGAGGTCCCACACGCCAGACCCATCGGAGTGGTGTCCCCTAACGATGTGATGGACAGAGGACATGTGCACGTTGACGGAACGTTTCACGATTTCCCGGTAGAGCTGCACGGTAACGATACTCAGGCTATCCTGCCTGTTCTTGACCCTTTAACTGGAGAGACAGTTCTTATTCCTAACATTGATTTAAACTCTGGCGTAAACTCGAAGTCTCTAGATACTGCGGAAATGCGAGCCGCCTGGTTAATGGAGCGAAAGAGGGCGCGAAGGCTGAAAATGCAGAATCGTCGACTGCGAGAACTTCTTAGACACCACATGAACGAAGTCCATCCGAGTGAAATGGTACCAATCGACACTATTAACGGACCAAAACCCGGGGATATTATTCCTGTCGATGACGTCATACCGTCTATCCCTGTTTATGTCCCATCAGCTACACCCTCTCCAAGCTTTGTGTTTCCCAGTGATACCGGAAGTGATTCTGGAAACCCTAAGCCGGAACCAGAACCAGTTTTGCCAGGTAATGTTCTAGGTCCCCTGTCACCAGAGCCTGGTGACGTCATTGCAGTCGACGTCATACCGGAACCGGAGGATCCTGGATACATTCCATCTGCTACACCATTTCCAAATATAAAGGTACCAGGTGAAAAATCTGTTATTGGTGGAAAAAGACCTCTACAGCCTGGTGACGTCATTCCAGTTGATGACATAATACCTACAGTTCCTGGTTACGTTCCCTCTGCCACTGCGGCCCCTGATTTTGTTTTTCCGAAAGACGTCGGTATCAAATCTACGGGCACATTGAATCCTTCAAAACCAAAAACCGGAAACGGCAATTCCGGCATGATCATTTTGCCAGCTACTCCCGCGCCAGTGATCAAAGTCCCCCCGACAACCAGACGACCCCAGCCTCCGCCACCGCCCGCGCCCCGCCGACCCGCTCCACCCCCGCCAAAGAAGAACAATCTACTGAAAAATCTTGGCATTGGGTTTGCTATAGGGAGTTTGCTCTTCGGAAAATAA